One genomic segment of Erythrolamprus reginae isolate rEryReg1 chromosome 2, rEryReg1.hap1, whole genome shotgun sequence includes these proteins:
- the NDUFAF8 gene encoding NADH dehydrogenase [ubiquinone] 1 alpha subcomplex assembly factor 8 yields MSSRAVWERVRARVQRFPELLASCGEQASVYGKCIASNTTEHGNLKKDVCAKEFAMLMDCFIQAAKKNVKT; encoded by the exons ATGTCCAGTCGAGCAGTGTGGGAACGCGTCCGAGCGAGGGTGCAGCGTTTCCCTGAGCTACTGGCGAGTTGCGGGGAGCAG GCCTCAGTTTATGGCAAATGTATTGCTTCCAATACTACTGAACATGGAAACTTGAAAAAGGATGTGTGTGCCAAGGAATTTGCAATGCTGATGGATTGCTTCATACAGGCT